AAATTCCCTCACTAGAGAAATAAAGGGAGAGAGAACATcacacctctgtgctgctgcatggACCATAAGAGCCAGGTCTGAGAGACACTAAGCAATGGATTGGCATCTAGGGACTCGTGGCTGATTTTCCTGGCTCAAGacacttcctcttctgctgcctcagttttcccatctgtaaaagggggataccTCCTGGAAGTAGTGAGCAATAGTCTGTAAAGCACCTACCTGTGGTTTCCACGTGACACCGTGCCacagctctggaaggggagtgggttccagtgtgggggggAGATAAATCTTGGGACTACATAAGAACATTGGCATGCCCATATTGGGTaagaccaatgctccatctagcccagtatcctctttgccgagagtggccaatgccatgtgcctcagaaggaatgaacagaaaatggaaatcatCAAGTGGTTCATGTCGCCCAcacccagattctggcaaacaaaggctagagaCATCATCTCTGCTCATCCTGgcgaatagccattgattgaccttatTTGGCTCTTATtagaaccctgttacagtcttggccttcacaacaccctctggacCAGAGTTGCTCAATTTGACTGTGaataaatactttattttttttgtttcaaagctgctgcctattaatttcattgcgtgACCCCCAGTTCTTCTGTTacgtgaaggagtaaacaacatttccttattcatttccccccccaaatCATGCATGATTTACAGACCTCATATCCCACCTTCATCATCTCTCTTTCAAGATGAAACATTCCAGactttttaatgtctcctcatatggaaaatgttccataccccttatcatttgtgttgccttTAGCTCTGCCTTTTACAATGCCCCAAAAGAGCGATGAGAGAGAGGAAGTGTTGTTCAGCCCTTCAAAACCAAAGAGACTGGATGAGTCAGGAGAAGCTGGGGCAGAAGAGAGGCAAAAGGGTGGCAGAGGGGACTCTTCACGGGCAGGACTATGGCTGtagcagacagacagactccaGTTAAAGAAGAAGCCATGAGTTGCAGGAGGGACAAAGTATGCTCCAGGGACTTGTGGACAAtgaaatggaaaacataatcccaactatacatataaaatgaggggGTCTAAGCTATCtgttccactcaagaaagagagcttgacttcattgtgcatagttctctgaaaacatccaccccTTGTGCATCACAGAATCAGTTAGAAACTGAaagataataagactgaaaatatcatattacctcttcATAAATGCATGCTAAGACCACACCTAAAATACTGCCTACAGATCTGGtcttcccatctcaaaaagatatattagaattgaaaaagttATGGAAACAGGGAACAGGaatggttaggggtatggaacaattaccatatgaggagagattaataagaatgggTCTTTTCAACTTgggaaagagacgactaaggggggatatgagagaggtctataaaatcatgaatggtgtggagaacataaataaggaaatgttatttactctttgtcataacacaaaaaccaggggtcatccaatgaaattaattaacATGTCTCTATCTCAAGAAAGGGAAAGGGAGATGGAAGGAAGAGATCAGCCCCTAAATGGTGAGGGAGGGGAGGCAAAAAAACCACCCCATGAGGTTCATATaagaacatggggaaatagacAGCCCCTGGTTGGCAGCAGTATGGAAGGTGGAGGGGACACAAGTGAGTAGGacttctctgcccctctccccgcaCAGTTCCTGTCTCTGCTCTGTAGCTGCGGCTAGGGCTTGGGGCAGCCTGAACTGAGGGCTTCTTCTGCCACTGTTGCCAGGGCAGCTTGATCTTCCCCAGTGGCTCCTACTGGGGCTGGAGGCTTGAACTCCTGCCAGCTGTAGCTGAGGCAGCCTGGGCTCGGGGCTTCTGGCCCTTTCTCCTGAGCTGCTCTACACGAATCACATGATGATTCCcatgttctgtccattccctctgaagcacctgacactgGGCATTCTCAGAAGACAGGCTACGGGGCTACATTGACCATTGGTTTACCCAGTTTTGCCACTCTGATCTTCTTAGCTAGACCCCAGATGTTTCTGCTTCCTGCTTCCTTCTGTAACACACTataccccactctcctcccagagccgagatagatcccaggagtcctgatggggtctctctctccacagagttAGTAACAATGTAAGAATAAACATTACAATTTTAACATTAACCaatgtcccttaagtgacttgccataAGATGTGAGAACATACTGGTTTTAGAGATGACTGGGTCGCAGATGAcaatgggaggggaagacaggagcaagtgagaggggcagcaccttggGGAGAAGACACACAGCAGGGTTGAGGTTTGACAGAAGAGGTGAGGCAAGATTGCAATTTTAGGGATCCAGCtatcagcaattagaaaggtcaCAACCCAGTGTAGTGTACATACACTAAATCCCCAGTTCAACACATTGACACAGCACATTAAGGACAGGAAAGCGATTAATCTCACCGTGCCTGTCCAGGAAGTGATTCAGGGAAGAGGCCCCAGCaccatgcaccagccagctctgcacagagctcaaTCTGAGAGCCAGAGCACAAGGAGGAAACATTTAGGTCTCTCTATGAGTAAGGAGCTGGAGCAGCCTGCCCCGGATCTGTCTGGTCCTCACCCCGTAAATGATGGGGTGTAGCACAGGGGGCACCAGCGAGTACACACTGGCAATGAGAACGAAGAAGTGCAGTGGTACATTTTGGCCAAACCGGTACATGAGAGAGGAGAAGAAATCTGGAACGTACAAAGCTAAGATGGCACAAACATGAGAGATGCAGGTCCCAAAAGTTTTGAGCCGggcatcctttgtggggaggcggAAGATGGCCTGGAGGATCAGAGTATAGGACACGGCGATAAAAAACACATCCATTCCGATCACAGAGAGAAGATCAAACAGGCCATAGTAACTACTGATGCGGATGTCAgcgcaggccagcttcaccacagcCATATGCCCACAATAGAAGTGGGGGATaatgttggttctgcaatatggccaccgCCTCGCCAGGAAGGGATAGGGTAATGTGACTATGACACTACGCAGCACCACGGCCAGGCCTATCTTGGCCACAACGGagtttgtcaggatggtggaatgtctcaggggatgacagatggccacgtagcgatcaaaagccatggccacGAGGATTCCAGACTCCATCTCTGagaagcagtgaatgaagtacatctgggtgaggcaggcactgaaactgatctccctggaattgaaccagaagatgctcagcattttgggtaGGGTGGATGTGGACATGACCAGGTCGGTGacggccagcatgcagaggaaatagaacaTGGGCTCGTGGAGGCTCGGCTCCCTCTTCACgatgaacaggatggtgaagttccccaacAAGGCTATGGTGTACATAGCACAGAAGGGAATGGAGATCCAGATAtgggctgcctccaggccagAAATGCCAAgtaggatgaaggtggaggggttggtgaagtcggTTGTGTTCAaatctgacatggagtaggggagaaAGAGTCCAACTCTGACTCATAAGGGTGTCTCCTGCATTTAGTATATGCTCCCCTGACTTTCTGTGTTTTCCCAGAATCTCGGGTGATGGTCGCAGTAGAAATGCCTGAATGGAGAGACAACGTTAATATGAGACACTGCATTCAGTAGTGGAGGCTGTTCTTATAGGAGAAGCAGATTGTGCTGAGAGAAACATTCCAACTAGAACATAACTCAGGGAAAAGACCTGGGTGCCATTGATAGCAGCTCATGATAAACACTTGCTCATTCgcagcagtggacaaaacaaaacaattatcagggggtagccgtgttagtctatatctacaaaaacaacaaggagtctggtggcaccttaaagactaacagatttatttgggcataagctttcgtgagtaaaaacctcacttcttcctatgcatccgaagaagtgaggtttttacccacgaaagcttatgcccaaataaatctgttagtctttaaaacaaaacaatgttcagATCACTAAgatatgggatggagaataacagGTTCATGTTACGTGTTCAGTTTTGGTCAACCAATCTCTATTAAGGGTATAGTATGTGTAAAAGGAATTTCCAAGGCAGGCTTTGAGAATGGGGGAGCACAAGTGACAAAGATGAGAGCATATGATataggagagaaaataaaaaaggaaactgaTTTACATTCAAATGGACAGTTCCCAACCAATACTATCTATACACACTTAGTGGTCCAAGAGGACTAATTCCCTAAAGCTGAAGAAAATTATCAGCAGaactgattgggaggaaaaatgtagacagaaaaatatgaatgcatATTGGTAATTCTTTGATAACAGTTTATTAGATAGCAGAAAACTGATGATTCCACAGTCAACAAAGTGAACAACTTTGGGTAAAAACCCAGAtcagtggcaaagtgaaggcagcaaatgtcgggggggggaggagagaagcaatatgtaacaaagaggaaaaagggaaaatagataGGCAAGAACAGAAATTGGAAATTAAGAAAATTCATAAGGGACGTTAAGATATCAGGGAAAACTCACAAAAAGGAGTATATTATGTATATTAACATCAAGAGAAATCCTGGAAAAGTTTTATGCCAATTCCTGtgtgaaatgtaaagtattaaaaaataaagtgaaagtttttgtttgtttgtttgtttttgtttttataata
The DNA window shown above is from Trachemys scripta elegans isolate TJP31775 chromosome 1, CAS_Tse_1.0, whole genome shotgun sequence and carries:
- the LOC117873186 gene encoding olfactory receptor 52E4-like, producing the protein MSDLNTTDFTNPSTFILLGISGLEAAHIWISIPFCAMYTIALLGNFTILFIVKREPSLHEPMFYFLCMLAVTDLVMSTSTLPKMLSIFWFNSREISFSACLTQMYFIHCFSEMESGILVAMAFDRYVAICHPLRHSTILTNSVVAKIGLAVVLRSVIVTLPYPFLARRWPYCRTNIIPHFYCGHMAVVKLACADIRISSYYGLFDLLSVIGMDVFFIAVSYTLILQAIFRLPTKDARLKTFGTCISHVCAILALYVPDFFSSLMYRFGQNVPLHFFVLIASVYSLVPPVLHPIIYGVRTRQIRGRLLQLLTHRET